A window from Fragaria vesca subsp. vesca linkage group LG5, FraVesHawaii_1.0, whole genome shotgun sequence encodes these proteins:
- the LOC101296300 gene encoding pentatricopeptide repeat-containing protein At1g11290-like, whose translation MECDDLWVFSVVTMKKHWNSVRMCRKNVQPDLYTYCNMFNAIAALKCLHFGKEAHAMVLKSGSEIKPTNVSNAIADAYAKCGLLEDVQKLFDRTEERNVVPWTTLVTAYSQCSEWEDALTIFSKMRVEEFTPNQFTLSSVHVACVGLCLVEYGQQVRGLICKAGLDTDRCIESA comes from the coding sequence ATGGAATGCGATGATTTGTGGGTATTCAGTGTGGTTACAATGAAGAAGCATTGGAACTCTGTGAGAATGTGCAGAAAAAATGTACAACCAGACCTTTACACTTATTGCAACATGTTCAATGCAATTGCTGCATTAAAATGTTTGCATTTCGGTAAGGAAGCTCATGCTATGGTTTTAAAGTCTGGGAGTGAAATAAAACCAACAAATGTTTCCAATGCGATTGCTGATGCATATGCCAAATGTGGCTTACTTGAAGATGTACAAAAGCTTTTTGACAGAACAGAAGAGAGAAATGTAGTGCCTTGGACAACTTTGGTTACTGCTTATTCTCAATGTTCTGAGTGGGAGGATGCACTGACAATCTTCTCAAAGATGAGGGTTGAAGAATTTACGCCAAATCAGTTCACTCTCTCTAGTGTACATGTTGCATGTGTCGGCCTTTGTTTGGTTGAGTATGGTCAACAAGTCCGTGGGCTCATTTGCAAGGCTGGCTTGGACACAGACAGGTGCATAGAAAGTGCTTGA
- the LOC101296015 gene encoding pentatricopeptide repeat-containing protein At5g16860-like, with protein sequence MEQSGVKANDVTLLCVLFACSHRGMVEEGLHHFSSMEQSDLVPRMEHYACIVDLLGRVGRLNDAMDFIKRMPVEPNEMVWQALLLATCRVHENVELGEISAEKIFSIRPKHSATYVLLSNTWTGSYEDGLSLRDVMKDQGLKKEPGSSWISKCGYASDIEINEYVISGLSNIGQFAVLVMDESLLPGSTAVAQVHQDLRSIDELKSGIVAYKLKLPSSSKIHDVFHVSLLKKKLGANVIVEAQLSPITDAGNTKLEPEAMLQTRIVKKRGAAAIQWLIKWIGCSTDDAT encoded by the exons ATGGAACAGTCGGGTGTGAAGGCTAATGATGTTACCTTATTGTGTGTTCTTTTTGCGTGCAGCCACAGAGGTATGGTAGAAGAAGGTCTTCATCATTTTAGTTCAATGGAACAATCTGATCTGGTGCCGAGGATGGAACACTACGCTTGTATTGTTGATCTCTTAGGTCGCGTGGGCCGTCTTAATGATGCAATGGACTTTATCAAAAGGATGCCAGTTGAGCCCAATGAAATGGTCTGGCAAGCTTTATTATTGGCAACATGTAGGGTCCATGAAAATGTGGAGTTGGGGGAGATTTCAGCTGAGAAGATCTTTTCCATTAGGCCAAAACACTCAGCTACCTATGTTCTTCTTTCCAACACTTGGACAGGGAGTTATGAAGATGGACTCAGTTTGAGAGATGTGATGAAAGACCAAGGTCTCAAAAAGGAACCAGGATCTAGCTGGATTTCA AAATGTGGTTATGCTTCTGATATTGAAATTAATGAGTATGTAATCAGTGGACTTTCCAACATAGGGCAGTTTGCCGTACTTGTAATGGACGAGTCTCTACTGCCAGGATCCACTGCAGTAGCTCAAGTTCACCAGGACTTGAGGAGCATAGATGAGCT AAAAAGTGGAATTGTTGCCTACAAGCTGAAGCTACCAAGCAGTTCCAAGATACATGATGTGTTTCATGTTTCTCTTCTAAAAAAGAAGCTGGGAGCCAATGTGATTGTGGAAGCACAGCTATCACCCATCACTGATGCTGGGAACACTAAGTTGGAACCTGAAGCAATGTTACAGACAAGAATAGTCAAAAAGAGGGGTGCTGCTGCCATTCAGTGGTTGATTAAATGGATTGGTTGCTCAACTGATGATGCCACTTGA